The Denticeps clupeoides chromosome 4, fDenClu1.1, whole genome shotgun sequence genome segment acactgagttttttttttttttcgatcaTTTGCTAAGGTAATACTATAGGGTCAAATTATTGAAAAGTTGCTTAAATTTTAAACTTTAATATACCAATATACCAGTGTATTGATAAGTTATCAGTAAAGCAAATAGCTGGATGTTTTGCTCACCAAGTCATAAAACTACTCAGACCCCAACCAAAATACGGATTCTTTCCTCGTTTTAGGGTTCCATTTAGATGCCTCAAGCAATGAAGCACATTGTGACCATCTTATTGGGGAGGGCTCAGATGCCCAACACCTTTACACCGTCGACCAGGACCCTGCACACAATGAGGACGTCTCCGACCTCACCGCCACTCAGCCTTATCCACGGTATATTAACAGCCAGGGTCTGAACTCGCACCTCCACCTCATGGAGACAGATGGACCTCAGGCACACCAGGTTGAGGAGGGGACCCACTTCTCTCCGGAGCAGACCGGCCACGCTTGGGAAGAGAAGGACTTGAAGAGGGAATATGGCAGGCACAACGGGCCACGGGTGGACTTTGAAAGTGGGATGGACCAAAGAGACCCCGAGCACTGGGACACAGACTGCAGGTATGTAGCAGATCCGAGCTCGGAGACCATCAGGAGGAACAATAGTGAGCAGGAGTCTCCTGCGTCACGAGTCCACCCGTCCTGGTCCAGTCCCAGGTTGGACAGGTCTGTTGCGGAGATGAGCCACATTCCTGACAACTTCACTTCTTTGCCAAttaaggaagaggaggaggcgaTTGCCATTAGTGAGGAGCCCACGGTATCCCAGGGGGTCCCGGCTTTTGGGAGGGGTCGGGACATGGTGTCTCTTCACGGACAGGCTTCCACAGGCCATGTGTTCGACGTGAGAGACTTTGCAGGAGACTCCGAGGGGCTGACCAACAGCCCAAGCCCTCGTCCGGGCGTGGCGCTCGCAGACAGAGCGGCGGGCCGGGAGAAGCGCTTCCTCTGCCAGCTGTGCGGGAAGAGCTTCGACCGTCTCAGCCACCTGGAGCGGCACCGCCGCACccacaccggcgagaagccctaCGGCTGCTCCACCTGCGGCCGCAGGTTCACGCAGAACAGCAGCCTGAAGGGCCACCTCCGGCTTCACACGGGGGAGAGGCCCTACGTCTGCTCGCAGTGCGGCCAGGGATTCACCACCTCCAGCGCCCGCAAGAGGCACCAGTGCGACGCCCTACAGGCTGTGAGGATTTATTTTTACGAGTGAACTGAAGCTGGTTGAAACTAGTTCACGTGTCTTTCTC includes the following:
- the LOC114788438 gene encoding zinc finger protein 883-like, translating into METMSTPAPLQSQIASVMDVLAKAAVAEISKIVDDGFVVVHLQMRQRQSEIEALKRNLEVVTNELHATRRAFARGCVAGRADEVLDASETRRGAEIVNREESKRDSCDLVKVEGGVQNESRVSAPDANASIRDKARCAWLSDSDVDPVECYISSVQPPGPVNTTLSPPVSSETSDVESPHKRHTPSFESGPEGQWRADGSESVEECGEPTQKRSRSLRPAKVKKRVCEMALAHPRAHLPNGCGVLNADGRSPVTRSQTLDGGHLRRQSFLCTFCGKSFDRFSHLERHQRIHTGEKPYSCSICGRRFTQKSSLKGHLKTHRGFHLDASSNEAHCDHLIGEGSDAQHLYTVDQDPAHNEDVSDLTATQPYPRYINSQGLNSHLHLMETDGPQAHQVEEGTHFSPEQTGHAWEEKDLKREYGRHNGPRVDFESGMDQRDPEHWDTDCRYVADPSSETIRRNNSEQESPASRVHPSWSSPRLDRSVAEMSHIPDNFTSLPIKEEEEAIAISEEPTVSQGVPAFGRGRDMVSLHGQASTGHVFDVRDFAGDSEGLTNSPSPRPGVALADRAAGREKRFLCQLCGKSFDRLSHLERHRRTHTGEKPYGCSTCGRRFTQNSSLKGHLRLHTGERPYVCSQCGQGFTTSSARKRHQCDALQAVRIYFYE